A window of Malania oleifera isolate guangnan ecotype guangnan chromosome 2, ASM2987363v1, whole genome shotgun sequence genomic DNA:
GATATTTATACAGAGAATGATTTGAGATACTATTTTAACTCATAGCATTATTTGAAAGAAAGGTATGTAATATGGAAAGTATTTTTATGGGCATGTATACAGTTCTATATGAGTTCAtcgagtaaaaaaaaaaaaaggatagacTATTATAGtgtattttaaacattaaaactcatgttaccacacagtgataataatctattctgtcttaccgagaggtgtctcgcTCATATAATTTCACCATTTCAAGAAACCCGAGTAGACAGGCCTAGAGTTCTTCAGAACAGAGATTAATAATACTGTTTAGAGTAAGTAATGGTGAGACACCGTGTTGTATAGGAAGATATTGTGTATTTTTTAAACGGTTATGGATAGACAAACGTTGAGAAATTATGTATAGTTATGGTGATGAATAGAACTCAGGTATTATTATTGGATGTGTATGTATACAGATGCTTCCTCTGAGTTTTATGACTGTTTGAGAACTGTTGTACCTAGTGCCACTTTAGGCAACACAGGTTACTATAATGCATTTTCCACAAGAATTTAGTATAGAATTTTACATACATTATTACAGTCTAGTATCAAAGTTGTCATGATGACAGTATTATTCTTGTATCAGAGTAGGTTTattttatagatatatatatatagatggaaaaaaaatggtagaaaatcaGGGCGTTACAAATTATAACAAACTCAATCCAACTCAAGTGAGGTATTTTCAACTTTGGTACATTGTGCCTTACatgtttgtcctataaaaggcttTTCATTTAGTTGAGGCTTAAACTATCCTTATATGTCCAAGACCTCCCTAGTGCATGTCCGATGTGGTACCATAACACCTAGGTACTACATACTCATGTGCTAGCATTTGGCAACAGGATCCTACTAAGATTATTTAGGCAATATATGATCAAGGCAATAGAACTACTCCATCCGTAAAATTGCGGTCCTTCAAAGTTGCTCTTGGTCTTGGAGACAAGCCAATGATCGCGGTCAAGGGCAAGATTAAGAAAATAACTTTGACTAAGATATTCTCATCAATGACTCATAAAGATGCACTAGATTGCAAAGGCCTCCCTGACTAAACTAGGAAAAATTTGTTGTCACTCACCTCTTTCCCTTTAGGTTTTTTCTTCTCTCCCTTTGTTTTTTTAGCTGTTTCTTTGCTCGTTCCATGAGCATGTATTTTCTCTTAGGTTTTTCTCACTCTTGAATCTCTTTAAATACACAATAATCAAGGGTTTGCAAGCCCTTATGTTCCTGTCAAATTAGTCTCAAACAAAATAAGGAGTCTAACAATTTCCATTTTAGATGTTAATAATCTTGTATTTatcttattttttcaaatcatatTTGAATAGATTTTCATTCTTAAAACTATTTGATGAAGAGAAAatatatagtaaaaaataatttacttCTCATTTTATTTTAGGACAAAGGACTTTGATATTCCCTAAAGTTTGGCAAAAAGACGTGTCTCTcgtaaggtttcaaaaatcccacaaaCTTCTCTTGAGATTTCAAGTCTCATAAACCTCCCTTCACAtttaatttttgagatattcacACCGCTTAAAAAGTTGTCTTTTTACCAAAATACAAGATGCGATATatgtctttttaacaaatcttATGGaggtttatcaaaattttaaaatcttaagacATATCCTTGACATTTTTAAGAGCTCAAAAAAAGTCTCTTTTATCTTTTTGCCAAATTTTGCGAGAGGTAATTGTCTTTTACCCATTATTTTATCTTGCAAAATTGTTAATGCAAAACATCTTTGAGGATTTGTACTTGGAtgattatcttcttcttcttcttctattagGCATTGTGGCTGTTTCTATTTAATTGGTTGTAGCATTCTTCTGTTCGTAAGTTGACTCGTTGGGAGCACTTTCTTTTTCCCAAACTAGTACCGGATTGGCGCATAATAGAAACTAAGTATTTGAAAAAACTTTGTAATTCTCAAACAATAGCATTTCAAATCCCACTGCAAAGAATTTAATGAAAAACAAAATCAAGTGAGGCGAATCTTTTGAAAAGGGGTTTCGGTGGTCCGACTAACTTGGCTCAGTTACAAAGTTATAGAAGAATAGAATAGACATCTTACCCTGTCAATTCCAAAATAGTATGCCAGCCTAGGCCGGTTTTCAATTGTACAGATTATTGTACAAATCAGGTTTGATACTTGGCCTCTCACTAAGAACAAAGATAAACCTTTATTGAATATGTAAGGGTCAGAAATCAGCACTGTTATCCTTCAAAATTTTTactttattcatatatatatcatacaaattttcattttgacTGCCGCTACTAGGGCACTAACCTAAACTACCAAAAAGAATCTGGAAATGAATAGATTTCAGCCTGTAAAACTTACAGCCCATAAATAATTCAGGCTACTGCAACTCTAAACTCTGGATGTACCAAGCTTCCGCTCAAACAGGCGCTGCAGGAGGTAGACTTGGAGGATGCTAACCCCGATGAGTGCAGCCGCCTCAAATACTGCCTTGTGGACTGCTCTCTTGCTCAGTGCTTCAGTAACTGCAATTCAGTAATTAAAAAAACATAAAGAATAACCATATTAGAGGCCTTCATTAGATTATTTCTCTGGTTTCTTAAGCTATAAATTGAaaggggaaaaaatatatatgcagACAAGTGAAGAATAAACCAATCTTAAACTGCCCCACAGAAAGAAAGAGAAGTGACAAACTTCAAAACATGTCATTCTGTAGAAACTCGAGTTATTTCGTCGCCAGCTACCACTGAATGTGCCTCCCATACGCATATAACCAAATGTTGTCTTGAGGAAAGGTGCACCACCCAGAGGCTATCCTTGATCTTTCCATGACCAAAAAGTCTCTCCTTTCAAATTTCAATAACCTTTTAGGTGTTTATGTGCACCGCACACATGTACAGCACCCTTGTTGTTAGTTAAAGTTAGGATTGAAAAATAAGATACATGTTTGCATGTAGCCCCaattgtttttgaaaatgatTGAATGTAGAgtaagaaatcaaataaacagTGGATCACAAGTTTAACAGCCTCTCTAAATGTGGAAGTAAGGTTGTGTACGTCATGCCCTCCTCAGACCTAATATGGCGTGGAAGCCTTGTGCAACGGGGTATTGCATTTTATGTAGCTAGTGAGAAGTCTGAGAAATAAAAATACATGCTTGAATGcacaaattaggaaaaaaaatttaatgtagCCAGTGAGAAATTGGAGAAATAAAAATACACGTTTTTATTTTGCTCCTCAACAGAACAACGGTAATTTAtctgtttagaaaaatatccaACAGAAGGTTACGGGAAACAGCAGCACTGGCAGCCATGTGCTCTTTCAAGTATAAATTACTAAACAGAGcctaaaaggagaaaaagaaagagaacaaaAGAGGAGACTTAGTTCTTCAGGTAGTACCTAATGCCTGGCGGTCTGTCTCAGCTTCTAACCAGTGTTGCTCAAACTGAATATCATAAAGAGCAACTTCCAACTTTTCAATCTGTTCCATCAAGGGCTTGACATGCTCTGCACCCATTCAAAAAATTATCAGTACCCTCTATCTAGTTCAACAGATTGAATAGACGACAAAAGCAACGGGGAAAAATATatagacaaccagttgtcctCTTACCATCCTTTGCATGCTGATCAAAGTGCGAGAAATGGCTTATATGTATGTCAAAGTCAATGGTTTCATGATAAGGGGACTTGTTAGTAAAGCAGAAGCGGTAAAGGCCTTTTCTGGCAGCCATGAACTCGTGCTTCTCACTGGTCTTGTCTCGGAAATCATGAATCTGATCACCTGAAGGCCCCTTAATCTGATGAAATATCAGATTTTAGGGTCAATGATAGATTTTAAAAAGGAAATGAtagattttaaaaagaaaaaaaaaagcagagcAAGTAAATGATCAAAGCGCAAACCAAAGTCAAAGACCATCTCTGCAAATGCAAATAGTTCTGCACTGGATCTTTGGCAACTTCTGACATGGACACCAATTTCAAAAAAGACTTACCCTATATTTGGAGAGACCTTGAATTTGGAGTTacattggatttggataagatgtagtAAAagtgtattgaaatttgtccaaatccatccaaatccaaatccaaggtctgaaatccatgctcccaagcACTACCTTAGAAGACAGGAATGGAATTTTTTGAGgcatggatttggatttgtgtagatttggaAGAAACTCAAAACAATTTTGTACTACATAAACACGAGTTCAAATCCAAAGtctgaatttcatatttcccAAATGCAGGGAAAGTTCTTGTTTAATTTccttttaaaatctaattttacTGATACAAGCTTAGCAATAATCTTTTCCGTCATGTTGAACAAACAGACAGTTCCCACATTAGGAAGACTTCAAGTATTGGGGCAGACGTATGATGATTCCCAAGCCCCAACTTGCAATAACTCATCTTACATTTTCTACATCTTCAAGTCTTCACCTAGAATACTCCAACATCCACTTGAGTTGCGAATACTCTCTAATCCCACCCAAACAACTTCCCATACAAAGATAATCACAAAGCCTAATAATAATTTGTTTTGAGGCTTCTGAATGTCAAGCTAAATGATCACAAACTCTGTAACAGCTTGACATAGCATAGTCAATATTCCCGCACATCCTCAAATTAAAGAAGGAAAGAACACTGCACAAGGCTCCTACACCACATAGGGAACTAGAGAAAACATGATGTGCACATAGCTCTACCGCCATTTTTGGAGAAGCTATTTGCATGATTTGAACATCCAAGTATGTGTGCGGCAACCTTTACCATTGTGCCAAGGCTCACGCCATAGTTACGAGAAAAAGCTAATACCCTAGAGAACCATGAATTGGTTTGAATATTCCAAAACTTGGTTCTGAAAAGCTGAATCAATCCgaatttttattttaacattctcgactcaaaataactttttattaattaaaagtgGGGAATCATCACATTTTGATTCTATTTCTgtcattattaatctatttcaTAACAAAAAATCTCTTCTACATTTAGAAACACCTCAACATCGTCTCCAAAGTGCCATTACAACTTTTTCACCAATACATCTATTTAAGTACAACCCTAAAcattccacattttagagcatgaACTGTATCATGTCTAGGTAACATTGGCTCACACTATAGTCCAAAATTGTTCAAACGCAAGATGGGCATCTAGATGTTAGTTTTCAACATATACAATTGAAACTGAACACATGAActtcaaatcttccaaaataacAGAACACGGCATCCTTGCCACAGTCCCATAAAGGCCAAAAGCAGCAGAgccaacaaaaaaaaattaagagatgAAGAGAGATGGGTACGGGCCTAGGGTGAAGAAAAAAAAGGTCATCATAAAGAAAAGAAGACACAGTAAGATCATAGAAGTTAAAAGCGCACCTCAGGCGCAAGGCACAGTGAGGCGACCAAGCTAGCGTGCCTCATCCTTCTTCAGGCGAGGCGACCTTCAAGAGGCACAGGTAGGCGCACTGAAGCGCACTGATTCTCCAGGCGCAGTGAGTCAcgccttgaaatttttgaagctGTTAAGAATAAAACGTAGCCAGAACCAGCCCCAGCCCACTTCCAACAATCCAGCCTTCAACAGTTCGACTGGCACCAGCCCTAGCCCTTCGTCTTTGACCCTTCGAAGTAGCACAGAACCAGCAGGAGAAGTTCGTCTTCGACCAATCGATCCTTTGAAGCAGTCCGAAACCAGAAGGAGCCCTTCGTCTTCAACCCTTCGAAGTTCGAACCAGCACGAGGCTTTCATCTtcgagccttcaaaccagcaggagctcttcgtcttcgagccttcaaaccagcaggagcccttcgtcAGTTTGTCTTTGAGCCTTCATGAGTTGTCAGGCTGCTTCGATTTTCAAAATAGTAAGTCATCGtcgtcgtcttcttcttcttcttcttcttcgtcttcagttcctcttctttatcttcttcttcttcaattcctctgcttcttcttcttcctcagtTCTTGTTCTGCTTCTGCTTCTGCTTcttttcagttcttcttcttctgcttctgcttctgcttctgcttctttttcagctcttcttcttcagtttttttttctttttcgattcttcttctgcttcttcttacTTTTAAGTTCTTCTTCAGTTCTACTGCCTCCTGCCGGCTGCTTCTTCTTATAATATTAACTTGCATTAAGCCTCTAAGTTAATATTTTATAATGTGTAATTAATTATGCAGTTTAATACAAATTTATacattataattaatatataacattttttactgaattttgctgCCCTTTTTGTAATTTGATTGGAAATGCAGCATACAAACTATACAATTTTTctgaaatatattaatatataatatttttttaccaaatttagctgctgttttattgtacttttttcttttgatattgaaaatgcttttgggccttcagcccggcaattttatttcatttctaatttgaagcttgaaaTCTTGTATGGGTAATTACTTATGTTGAACCATGTTTGTTTAACTTTGAACTTGCTACTTGGATGTCATAATTACTattaaatattttcacattttaaattctaatataactattgatatgTTTTTATATCAGTTACCTACaaaataggcattgtacacaattttaataattgtgcgcctcacaaAGGTGAGGCTTGTGCCTTCGCCTCACGCCTTGGCTTCAAGTACCCTCTCTACCTCGGTGCGCCTTATGCCTTTGACTACTATGAGTAAGACTCATTGGAACTCCTATGAATGCTAATTTCAAAATGTAGAAAACTACTTTGCAACACATGCATGCATTCTAATTACAATCTTGAGACCTCCAACAAAACTCTCACGTTGGGTTGCATCCAAGTTCTATTGGAAAAGGTTTCACACTCTGGCCCTGCAGGCCAAAAGTTTGATTAAAATGGAAGGAggtatataaaaaattcaaattgaaattttaatttcactCCTTTCCTATATGTCAAACATATAATTAGTAGTTAGTggattaaaattgaaattttcacTTAATTCGTTCAACTTTTTGTTCCATTATTATCACCTCCTTCCATTCCATTCCATAAATCAAATGTAATGCACGCCATATAAAAATAGAGAGTATCAAACAGAAAATCCAAGGACAACGAAAACCCATCAAAAATTAATGGTACCAACAAAAATGATCAAGCATCGACTGGCATAAGAGAAACCCTGCATAACATTAACCATCAACATAATGACACTAAACCATAATTTGGAGGAGAATGCAACATACCACAAGATCCACTCCGTCGTGGCCGAAATGCCAGGCCGCGTCAGACTTAATCACAACAAAAGAAACATGAACATTGTCGCCTTCATACTCAACCTCATGAGTGAAACACTCTTCCCTGTCGATCACAAATCGAATCGCAGCTGCTGCTTCCGCGATCCACAAAAGCGCCACCAGCGCAATCACTACGCATCTCCAGCTCCATATTTCCATCTGTGCccacaaaatattaaaaaaaattatgcgtCTTTATCATCAATTCTACGATTTTTCACTCCAAATCTAGGAACCACAAGttacaaacaaaacaaaatttatGGGTTAATGCcgcaaaataaaaatcaaataagtGTACAGACAGGAGAAAGAGACGAGTATGAATCAATTGGATTAAGAGAATTTGACAATTTACAGAAGAAATTACCTTCGAGTTGGAAAAAAATTGAGAAGACGGACAGATCGGGGAAACGAGGCGGGGAGATGTCTTTGCTGATATAAGATAGGAAAAATCGGatgaataatgaaagaactaataATGAAACATCAGTTGCTACTTTCTGGGTTTTCAGTTTCGGAAAGAGTAACGAGAGAGTTTTGAATCGGCGACGAGGTTGCATTTTTGTCGGGTGACTTCTGGACCGCAACGCCGTGGTGCTTGAAAGGAGATTGACATCAATTAGAAACAACGTCGTTTTATTTCACTGCCGACACAAaggtttttgttttatttatttatttatttatttagtatgatttccaaaattaattttaacgaggaataataaaaatataaaattttaattttatgtagTAAATCACAAAATTTGACCATATTATTGGatatagaaaataaaatcttaaacgtatttaaatatatttaataaatatgtaACTTAATAACCTGATTAATAATTTGAAGCTAATTGACTAAAACTATTATTACTTTAAAATTGTATGacaaatttgtaatttaatttttataacaataatgttaaataattaaaattttcttcaattgttaatttttttttaattttttgtaattGCTTATATGAGTTTATGTTAGGGTACTTATTAGATTTTTTATGTATTATGAAAGcaaaattttattcataatttttattttagaattACACAATATAaaagaattaattttttgaaattgccTTATAATTAAATTTGTAATTTGGTTTATCTAATATCTaatcataattatttaaaattgaaGAATGAATTACTAATATATCTTGATTTTAATTAAGAGtgcaaaaattataaataatttatgcATGCGCTATTCATCAATATAAAAGTTTGCATCCCATATATGCCCTATATTTCAATAGGAACCCAAAAATCAATATATATTAATAGTAAatgtatatattttaattatttatgacTAGATATTAGAAAAAGTAAATTACAGGTTCATAAAGAATCTTAAATATACCTCAGGAGGCTTGTGGGAATTTAAAACTTCAGGGGAGGtccattaaatttttaaaacttcagGAGATGTCTTCTTTTTTTCCCCCTCAAATCTCTGGGAAAGTTAGTTTCTTTGCGcctttatttataattatttcttatattattaatataaaatataaaatctagcTACCAAcagatttaataaatttaaacacTAAAATGCATTTTGCCCATAATTATTAACAATTGAAGTTAAGGAAAACTTGAAAATGCCTCCTTTTGTAGACAAAATTAAACTCTTTTGTACTTTCcaaaaaatatgcaaaaatagtagttcaattattttatatgaataagataagggagagagaagCTCAACACAGCGATTTAACGTGGTTTGACTCCAAATCTACGTTCAAGCCTTAGCACCAAACCAAGAATTCCCAAATCCACTAAAGAATCTCCTTTCAAGCTGGAGAGACCTTTACAACAAGGGTACACAACCCAattgctcaccaagagccacaacCCAGCTGCTCACCAAAAGCCTCAACCTAGGTGTTCACCAAGAATTTCCTTGACAAAag
This region includes:
- the LOC131148495 gene encoding transmembrane emp24 domain-containing protein p24beta2, whose translation is MEIWSWRCVVIALVALLWIAEAAAAIRFVIDREECFTHEVEYEGDNVHVSFVVIKSDAAWHFGHDGVDLVIKGPSGDQIHDFRDKTSEKHEFMAARKGLYRFCFTNKSPYHETIDFDIHISHFSHFDQHAKDEHVKPLMEQIEKLEVALYDIQFEQHWLEAETDRQALVTEALSKRAVHKAVFEAAALIGVSILQVYLLQRLFERKLGTSRV